The region ACGATGCCGCGCGGGGTGCAGGGCAGCGGGCCGGGATAGCCGAGCACCAGACGACCGAGGTTGACCGGGTGCAGGCCGTCGGCGTCCTTCTCCGGGTCGATCAGCTCCAGCACCCGCTGGGTGTCGATCTGGGCCGGCAACGGAAGCTGGACGATGTAGCCGTGGCAGGCCGGATCGGCGTTGAGTTCGGTGATGACGGCATCCACCTGCTCCTGCGTCGCGTCCGCCGGCAGTTCCCGTCGCAGCGACGCGATACCGACCTCGGCGCAGTCCCGGTGCTTGCCGTTGACGTACGCCTGCGAGCCCGGATCCTCGCCGACCAATACCGTACCCAGACCCGGGACGATGCCCCGTTCCGCGAGTGCCTTCACCCGTACCCGCAGCTCATCCTTGATTTCCGCCGCGGTCGCCTTGCCGTCCAAGAGGGTCGCCGTCACACCACGAATCGTCTCACGTCCCCAGGATTCTCGTGATCAGGGACCAGATCCGACGGTTTGCCGGTGTCGTGCCATCAGCTTCGCACGCACGAGGATCGCGACCCGCGATTCCCGTCGCCTGCCGATCGTCTGCCAGTCCGGTCTTCCGATCGATCCTCAGGGCTCGATATCTTGCTGGCATGTCCACGAGACGTGCAGCCGCCCTGATATCCGGGGCACTAACCGGAGGCGCCCTGTTGGCCGGGTGTAGCCCGGCGACGCCAGCCGGTGCCCCCGCGCCGTCCTCGACCGGGCCGGCGACGACCTCGACCAGATCGGCGGCAGCGGCGACCAGCCCGTCCTGCCCACCCTCCGCCACCTTTCCAGTCGACCCGATCACCAGGACCCCGGAGGCACCGGGAGTTGGCAACGGCGTCAGCCTGTGGGCGATGTTCTTCCCGAGGGAGGGGGAGAGGGAACTACAGGCCACCGAAGAAACAAAGATCGTCTGGCGGATGACCGGTACCGGCGATCTGCGCATCCGGGCCACCGGCCCGGACGACGTCACGGTGACCCCGATGTGGGGACCGGAACTCCACACCGGGAGCAACTGGTCGCGTCCCGGCACCGAATGGGGCACCGGCTGGATCTTCCCGACCGCCGGCTGCTGGACGGTGCAGGCCGACCGCGACAACGGGGCAACAGCGATGCTGACCCTACGAGTCGCGCCGTGATCTGCGCCCCGGGTACGCGGTCACCGGGGCGCAGATCGCGGCGGAACGGTCAGTGGAAGAAGTGCCGGGTCCCGGTGAAGTACATGGTGATCCCGGCGGCCTGCGCGGCGGCGACGACCTCCTCGTCACGTACCGAGCCGCCGGGCTGCACCACGGCCCGTACGCCCGCGTCGATCAGCACCTGCAACCCGTCGGCGAACGGGAAGAACGCGTCCGAGGCGGCCACCGCGCCCCGGGCCCGCTCGGCGCCGGCCCGAGTGACGGCGAGGTGCGCCGAGTCGACCCGGTTGACCTGCCCCATGCCCACCCCGACGGTTGCGCCGTCGGCGGCCAGCAGGATCGCGTTGCTCTTCACCGCGCGTACGGCCCGCCAGGCGAAGGCCAGGTCGCGCAGGGTGTCCGGGTCGGCCGCCTCGCCAGCCGCCAGCCGCCAGGTGGTCGGGTCGTCGCCGGGAGCGTCCACCCGGTCGGCCATCTGTACAAGTACGCCGCCGCTGACCTGCCGCCACTCGGCCGGCTGCGGCGACCAGGCGGGGGCGCGCAGCAGCCGGATGTTCTTCTTCGCGGCCAGCACCTCGACCGCGCCCTCGGCGTAGTCCGGGGCCACGACGACCTCGGTGAAGATCTCCGCCACCTGCTTGGCCAACTCGACGGAGACCGGCTGGTTGACCGCGATCACCCCGCCGTACGCCGACACCGGGTCGCAGGCGTGTGCCTTGCGGTGTGCCTCGGCCACATCCGAGCCGATCGCGATGCCGCACGGGTTGGCGTGCTTGATGATCGCCACCGCCGGAGCGTCGGCGAAGTCGTTGGCCGACCGCCACGCCGCGTCCGCGTCGACGTAGTTGTTGTAGGACATCTCCTTGCCGTGCAACTGCTCGGCCTGGGCCAGCCCGGCCGGGGTACCGGCGTCGACGTAGAGCGCCGCCTGCTGGTGCGGGTTCTCCCCGTAGCGCAGGGTCGCGGCGGGGCGCAGGGCGAGCCCGGCGAACCCGGGCCACGCCTGACCTTCCTCGCTCATCGTCACCGCGCACCAGTTGGCGACGGCCACGTCGTACTCGGCGATGTCAGCGAAGGCGCGGGCGGCGAGCGCGCGGCGCTGCGCCAGCGTGAAGCCGCCGTCGGCCACGGCCGCCAACACCAGGGGGTACGCCGAGACGTCGGTGACCACCGCCACCGAGGCGTGGTTCTTGGCGGCGGCGCGCACCATGGCCGGACCGCCGATGTCGATCTGCTCGATGCAGCTGTCGAAGTCGGCGCCGGAGGCGACCGTCTCGGTGAACGGGTAGAGGTTGGACACCAGCAGGTCGAACGGCTGTACGCCGAGCTCGTCGAGCTGGGCGACGTGACTGTCCAACCGTAGGTCGGCCAGAAGTCCGGCGTGCACCTTCGGGTGCAGGGTCTTGACCCGGCCGTCGAGGCACTCGGGGAACCCGGTCACCTTCTCCACGGGCGTGACCGGCACCCCGGCCCGCTCGATGGTCGCGGCGGTGCTGCCGGTCGACACGATCTCGACCCCGGCGGCGTGCAGCGCCTGGGCCAGCTCGGTCAGCCCGGTCTTGTCGTACACGCTGATCATTGCGCGACGCACCGGGCGTCGACCGTCTACTGCGGACCCGCTCTGGCTCACGGGATGGTGACCTTTCTTCCGATAATCGTCCAACCCTCGCGGACCAGCCGGCCGATCTGTTCGACCAGCTGACGCCGTTCGGCTTCCTTGATGCGTTCGGTGAGGGTCTCCTCGTCGTCGTCGTCGAGCACCGGTACCGCCACCTGGGCGACGATCGGACCGGTGTCGACTCCCGCGTCGACGAAGAACAGGGTGGCCCCGGTGAGCTTGACGCCGTAGGCGAGCGCGTCCCGGGGGCCGTGG is a window of Micromonospora polyrhachis DNA encoding:
- a CDS encoding bifunctional methylenetetrahydrofolate dehydrogenase/methenyltetrahydrofolate cyclohydrolase, giving the protein MTATLLDGKATAAEIKDELRVRVKALAERGIVPGLGTVLVGEDPGSQAYVNGKHRDCAEVGIASLRRELPADATQEQVDAVITELNADPACHGYIVQLPLPAQIDTQRVLELIDPEKDADGLHPVNLGRLVLGYPGPLPCTPRGIVELLRRHDVALRGAEVAVVGRGNTVGRPMGLLLTRRSENATVTLCHTGTLDLAAHTRQADIVIVAAGVPGLLTADMVRPGAVVVDVGITRVIGADGKGRYTGDVDPEVAEVAGALVPMPGGVGPMTRAMLLANVVERAERDL
- the purH gene encoding bifunctional phosphoribosylaminoimidazolecarboxamide formyltransferase/IMP cyclohydrolase, yielding MSQSGSAVDGRRPVRRAMISVYDKTGLTELAQALHAAGVEIVSTGSTAATIERAGVPVTPVEKVTGFPECLDGRVKTLHPKVHAGLLADLRLDSHVAQLDELGVQPFDLLVSNLYPFTETVASGADFDSCIEQIDIGGPAMVRAAAKNHASVAVVTDVSAYPLVLAAVADGGFTLAQRRALAARAFADIAEYDVAVANWCAVTMSEEGQAWPGFAGLALRPAATLRYGENPHQQAALYVDAGTPAGLAQAEQLHGKEMSYNNYVDADAAWRSANDFADAPAVAIIKHANPCGIAIGSDVAEAHRKAHACDPVSAYGGVIAVNQPVSVELAKQVAEIFTEVVVAPDYAEGAVEVLAAKKNIRLLRAPAWSPQPAEWRQVSGGVLVQMADRVDAPGDDPTTWRLAAGEAADPDTLRDLAFAWRAVRAVKSNAILLAADGATVGVGMGQVNRVDSAHLAVTRAGAERARGAVAASDAFFPFADGLQVLIDAGVRAVVQPGGSVRDEEVVAAAQAAGITMYFTGTRHFFH